Proteins encoded in a region of the Mycolicibacterium chitae genome:
- a CDS encoding magnesium transporter CorA family protein, with protein MSTAEPTETRIRGRVWRGGEAQPDFDFEAVSDYLRDEDTLVWVDLFDPDHETLKDLADELGLNIWAVEDAVAPAERVKARLDATHTFFTVYAVDIVAEPDDPTRMVLTKHRISAFVLPQALVTVRLQPHFEIEQVLRRWDDLGGQRHGPGALVHGLLDVVVDGHFAAVQVLDDGIESLEDLLFDPPTKMPHLQRRTYQLRKILVDLRRVVLPMREVINTIQHHRIDQHRAPELDPLYADLYDHVLRVTEWTESLRDMVTTVFETNLSLQDARLNAVMKKLTGWAAIIAVPTAITGFYGQNVPYPGSETFGGFLVSTGAIVVMSVILFVMFKRRDWL; from the coding sequence GTGTCGACGGCCGAGCCCACCGAGACCCGCATCCGGGGACGGGTGTGGCGCGGCGGCGAGGCCCAACCGGACTTCGACTTCGAGGCGGTCTCGGACTATCTGCGCGACGAGGACACGCTGGTGTGGGTCGATCTGTTCGATCCCGACCACGAAACCCTGAAGGACCTCGCCGACGAGCTCGGGCTGAACATCTGGGCCGTCGAGGACGCCGTGGCCCCGGCCGAGCGGGTCAAGGCGCGGCTGGACGCCACCCACACCTTCTTCACCGTCTACGCCGTCGACATCGTCGCCGAACCCGACGATCCCACCCGGATGGTGCTGACCAAGCACCGGATCTCGGCGTTCGTGCTGCCGCAGGCGTTGGTGACGGTGCGCCTGCAGCCGCACTTCGAGATCGAGCAGGTGCTGCGCCGCTGGGACGACCTCGGCGGGCAGCGCCACGGCCCGGGCGCCCTGGTGCACGGCCTGCTCGACGTGGTGGTCGACGGGCACTTCGCGGCGGTCCAGGTGCTCGACGACGGCATCGAAAGCCTCGAAGACCTGCTGTTCGACCCGCCCACCAAGATGCCGCACCTGCAGCGCCGCACCTACCAGCTGCGCAAGATCCTCGTCGACCTGCGCCGCGTGGTGCTGCCCATGCGGGAGGTGATCAACACCATCCAGCACCACCGGATCGACCAGCACCGCGCGCCCGAACTCGACCCGCTCTACGCCGACCTCTACGACCACGTGCTGCGGGTCACCGAGTGGACCGAATCGCTGCGGGACATGGTCACCACGGTGTTCGAGACCAACCTGTCCCTGCAGGATGCGCGGCTGAACGCGGTGATGAAGAAGCTCACCGGGTGGGCCGCGATCATCGCCGTCCCGACCGCGATCACCGGCTTCTACGGACAGAACGTGCCGTATCCGGGCTCGGAGACCTTCGGCGGGTTCCTCGTCAGCACCGGCGCCATCGTGGTGATGAGCGTGATCCTGTTCGTCATGTTCAAACGACGGGATTGGTTGTGA
- a CDS encoding L,D-transpeptidase → MTTVRQAFGYVLALLGVVTLTQTAWAAVGTAAVPTPTADVSVVDVQPRMGSQVGVAHPIVVTFGEPVADRARAERSIRVVSPAAVTGEYDWISPNTVHFVPDDLWPAHSEIKLLAGGMPMSFRTGAAVTAVADISAYTFTVSIDGEVVRQMPASMGKSKFPTPQGRFTVLGKENPVVMDSRTIGIPLDDPEGYKLTVNHAVRITWGGVYIHSAPWSVGSQGYANVSHGCINLSPDNAAWYYNNVGIGDLVTVQA, encoded by the coding sequence ATGACCACCGTGCGGCAGGCATTCGGTTACGTCTTGGCTTTGCTGGGGGTTGTGACGCTCACCCAGACGGCGTGGGCCGCCGTCGGCACCGCGGCCGTGCCCACCCCGACCGCCGACGTGAGCGTCGTCGACGTGCAACCGCGGATGGGCTCGCAGGTGGGCGTCGCGCATCCGATCGTGGTCACGTTCGGCGAACCCGTCGCCGACCGCGCCCGCGCCGAGCGCTCCATCCGCGTCGTGTCGCCGGCCGCGGTCACCGGCGAGTACGACTGGATCAGCCCCAACACCGTGCATTTCGTGCCCGATGACCTGTGGCCCGCACACTCCGAGATCAAGCTGCTGGCCGGCGGCATGCCGATGAGCTTCCGCACCGGCGCCGCAGTGACGGCCGTCGCCGACATCTCCGCCTACACGTTCACGGTCAGCATCGACGGCGAGGTCGTGCGCCAGATGCCGGCCTCGATGGGCAAGTCCAAGTTCCCGACGCCGCAGGGCCGGTTCACCGTCCTGGGTAAGGAGAACCCGGTGGTGATGGATTCCCGCACCATCGGCATCCCGCTGGACGACCCCGAGGGCTACAAGCTCACGGTCAACCACGCCGTGCGCATCACCTGGGGCGGGGTCTACATCCACTCCGCGCCGTGGTCGGTCGGCTCGCAGGGCTACGCCAACGTCAGCCACGGCTGCATCAACCTCAGCCCCGACAACGCCGCCTGGTACTACAACAACGTCGGCATCGGCGACCTGGTCACCGTGCAGGCCTGA
- a CDS encoding M42 family metallopeptidase, producing the protein MSVDSLRPDDTGQAGEGTAQFELLQELLWAYGPGGQEDAVRDICRRELSPLVDEAWVDPAGNVVGLLRGAAGEGGPPIRVMAHMDELSMLVKRIFPDGSLHLTHLGTMYPGNFGLGPVAVLGDQEMLRGVLTLGSEHTTAESPRIFATKPDQGGKALDWSDVYVFTGRTPEQLRDAGVRPGTRVCIDASKRGLVAFGDFVGCYFLDDRAAIVVLLETARELHSGRRPDSDVYFVFTTNEEVGGVGGSYASRTLPGELTLGVEVGPTEEEYGTTVAGGPIVVYSDAECVYDKPIADRLMDIGARLGLDPQPAVVGAFEADPSHAKATGLTAQAGLLCLPTLSTHGYEVIARQAIPSVTEMLTEFLRQPR; encoded by the coding sequence ATGAGCGTCGATTCGCTGCGCCCGGACGACACCGGACAGGCCGGAGAGGGTACCGCGCAGTTCGAACTGCTGCAGGAGTTGCTGTGGGCCTACGGCCCGGGCGGGCAGGAGGACGCGGTCCGCGACATCTGCCGTCGGGAGCTGAGTCCGCTGGTGGACGAGGCCTGGGTAGATCCGGCCGGCAACGTCGTGGGCCTGCTGCGGGGCGCCGCCGGCGAGGGCGGTCCACCGATCCGCGTGATGGCGCACATGGACGAGCTGTCGATGCTGGTCAAGCGCATCTTTCCCGACGGCAGCCTGCACCTCACCCACCTCGGCACGATGTATCCGGGCAACTTCGGGCTGGGACCGGTGGCGGTGCTGGGCGATCAGGAGATGCTGCGCGGGGTGTTGACGCTGGGTTCAGAGCACACCACCGCCGAGAGCCCGCGGATCTTCGCGACCAAACCGGATCAGGGCGGCAAGGCGCTGGATTGGAGCGACGTCTACGTCTTCACCGGCCGCACACCCGAGCAGTTGCGCGACGCCGGCGTCCGGCCCGGCACCCGGGTCTGCATCGACGCCAGCAAGCGCGGTCTGGTCGCCTTCGGCGACTTCGTCGGCTGCTACTTCCTGGACGACCGCGCGGCCATCGTGGTGCTGCTCGAGACCGCGCGCGAACTGCACTCCGGCCGGCGGCCCGACAGCGACGTCTACTTCGTGTTCACCACCAACGAGGAGGTCGGCGGCGTCGGCGGCTCCTACGCCAGCCGCACGCTGCCGGGCGAGCTGACGCTCGGGGTGGAGGTCGGCCCCACCGAGGAGGAGTACGGCACCACCGTGGCGGGCGGGCCCATCGTGGTCTACAGCGACGCCGAATGCGTGTACGACAAGCCGATCGCCGACCGGCTGATGGACATCGGCGCCCGGCTGGGCCTCGACCCGCAGCCCGCGGTGGTGGGCGCCTTCGAGGCCGACCCGTCGCACGCCAAGGCCACCGGACTCACCGCCCAGGCCGGGCTGCTGTGCCTACCCACCCTGAGCACGCACGGCTACGAAGTGATTGCGCGCCAAGCGATCCCGTCGGTCACCGAGATGCTGACCGAGTTCCTGCGGCAGCCGCGGTAG
- a CDS encoding aminotransferase class I/II-fold pyridoxal phosphate-dependent enzyme → MDQSQTPLLDALAKYHREDRYGFTPPGHRQGRGIDPRVLDVMGPQPFRNDVLASGGLDDWHSSNGYLSRAEQLMADAVGAEYAFFSTCGSSLSVKAAMLAVAGGVDGGLLVARDSHKSIVAGLIFSGVRPAWITPRWDAEHHMSHPPSPQQVRDAFEQNPDAAGALIVSPSPYGTCADIAGIAEVCHERGKPLILDEAWGAHLPFHDELPTWAMDAGADVCVVSVHKMGAGFEQGSVFHVQGDLIDRDRLSACADLLMTTSPNVMLYCALDGWRRQMVEHGTALLGNALERATRVRARLDEIPGLKVLEDELLGVEASADLDRLQILMDVADTGTTGYQAADWLREHCRLDVGMSDHRRVLATMSFADDDATIERLVQAMTAWRTAADDFDTPPEIRLPDPGELQLETVMLPRDAFFGKTEMVPADRAAGRIAAEQITPYPPGIPAVVPGERLNDAVIAYLRSGLAAGMTLPDPADSSLEKFRVVA, encoded by the coding sequence ATGGATCAATCGCAGACCCCGCTGCTCGACGCGCTGGCGAAGTATCACCGCGAGGACCGCTACGGGTTCACCCCGCCGGGGCATCGGCAGGGCCGCGGGATCGATCCGCGCGTCCTGGACGTCATGGGACCGCAGCCGTTCCGCAACGACGTGCTGGCCTCCGGCGGGCTGGACGACTGGCACTCCAGCAACGGATATCTTTCGCGCGCTGAACAATTGATGGCCGACGCCGTCGGCGCCGAGTACGCGTTCTTCTCCACCTGCGGTAGCTCGCTGTCGGTCAAGGCCGCCATGCTGGCCGTCGCCGGCGGGGTCGACGGCGGTCTGTTGGTGGCCCGCGACAGCCACAAGTCGATCGTGGCGGGGCTGATCTTCTCCGGTGTCCGGCCCGCGTGGATCACGCCGCGCTGGGACGCCGAACATCACATGTCGCATCCGCCGTCGCCGCAACAGGTTCGGGACGCGTTCGAACAGAACCCGGATGCCGCCGGCGCGCTGATCGTCAGCCCCAGCCCGTACGGGACCTGCGCCGACATCGCCGGGATCGCCGAGGTGTGTCATGAGCGCGGCAAGCCGCTGATCCTCGACGAGGCGTGGGGTGCGCACCTGCCGTTCCACGATGAGCTGCCCACCTGGGCCATGGATGCCGGGGCCGACGTGTGCGTGGTGAGTGTGCACAAGATGGGCGCCGGGTTCGAGCAGGGCTCGGTGTTCCACGTGCAGGGCGACCTGATCGACCGCGATCGACTGTCCGCGTGCGCCGATCTGCTGATGACCACCAGCCCCAACGTCATGCTCTACTGCGCGCTCGACGGCTGGCGGCGGCAGATGGTCGAGCATGGCACCGCGCTGCTGGGCAACGCCCTGGAGCGGGCCACGCGGGTGCGGGCCCGGTTGGACGAGATCCCCGGCCTGAAGGTCCTCGAGGACGAGCTGCTGGGGGTGGAGGCCTCCGCCGACCTGGACCGCCTGCAGATCCTGATGGACGTCGCCGACACCGGGACCACCGGCTATCAGGCCGCCGACTGGCTGCGCGAGCACTGCCGACTCGACGTCGGGATGAGCGACCACCGCCGGGTGCTGGCCACCATGTCCTTCGCCGACGACGACGCGACCATCGAGCGGCTGGTGCAGGCGATGACGGCCTGGCGCACGGCCGCCGACGACTTCGATACGCCGCCCGAGATCCGGCTGCCCGACCCGGGGGAGTTGCAGCTCGAGACGGTGATGCTGCCCCGCGACGCGTTCTTCGGCAAGACCGAGATGGTGCCCGCGGACCGGGCCGCCGGGCGCATCGCCGCCGAGCAGATCACCCCGTACCCGCCGGGCATCCCGGCGGTGGTGCCGGGCGAGCGACTCAACGACGCGGTGATCGCCTACCTGCGCAGCGGCCTGGCGGCCGGGATGACGCTGCCGGACCCCGCCGATTCATCGCTGGAGAAGTTCCGCGTGGTGGCCTGA
- a CDS encoding FAD-dependent oxidoreductase: MPSLWTAGHAERPASETEVRAAESVDVAVVGAGMTGLVTAVLLARAGKNVVVLEARRIGDGTTGNTTGKVSLLQGTKLSRIRSKHSAQTVRDYVTGNREGLGWLLRYCESHGLSTQTEDAYTYAQSAAGLDDARAELRAAREAGLPVSWADEADAPFPFHGGVRLPEQAQLDPLPVLDSLITELETHGGRCLQGARAESVSGTGPVRIKVNVRGGEPARHVTITAKHCVLATGIPILDRGGFFARVVPERSYCLAFEVPGEITRSMFLSTDSPTRSVRYARSADGKEHLIVGGAGHTVGRGGDERPGLDELAEWTKTFFPGAVQTHLWSAQDYSPADELPYVGPILPGADGILVATGFDKWGMANAVAAGLALSGRVLGGHLPWAAAFASWSPHELAGLGAAAKANLEVGFHLARGWATPHLGRDDVADGQGMVSGPPWRLTAHSRVDGAQHSVSAVCPHLGGVLNWNEVDLAWECPLHGSRFGPDGRLLEGPATADLAAR, translated from the coding sequence CGCGGGCGGGGAAGAACGTCGTCGTCCTGGAGGCCCGTCGCATCGGCGACGGCACGACCGGCAACACCACCGGCAAGGTCAGCCTGCTGCAGGGCACCAAGCTGTCCCGGATCCGGTCCAAGCACAGCGCCCAGACCGTGCGCGACTACGTCACCGGCAACCGCGAGGGCCTCGGTTGGCTGCTGCGCTACTGCGAGAGCCACGGCCTGTCGACCCAGACCGAGGACGCCTACACCTACGCGCAATCCGCTGCCGGTCTCGACGACGCCCGCGCCGAGTTGCGCGCCGCCCGCGAGGCCGGACTGCCGGTCAGCTGGGCCGACGAGGCCGACGCGCCGTTCCCGTTCCACGGCGGGGTCCGGCTCCCGGAGCAGGCCCAGTTGGATCCGCTGCCGGTGCTCGACAGCCTCATCACCGAACTCGAAACGCACGGCGGGCGTTGCCTGCAGGGGGCTCGCGCGGAGTCGGTGTCGGGCACCGGTCCGGTGCGCATCAAGGTCAACGTCCGCGGCGGCGAGCCCGCCCGACACGTCACCATCACCGCCAAGCACTGTGTGCTGGCGACCGGCATCCCGATCCTCGACCGGGGCGGGTTCTTCGCCCGGGTGGTGCCCGAGCGGTCCTACTGCCTGGCCTTCGAGGTGCCCGGCGAGATCACCCGGTCGATGTTCCTGTCGACGGATTCGCCCACCCGCTCGGTCCGCTACGCGCGCTCGGCGGACGGAAAAGAACACCTGATCGTCGGCGGGGCCGGGCACACCGTCGGGCGCGGCGGCGACGAGCGGCCGGGCCTCGATGAACTCGCCGAATGGACCAAGACCTTCTTCCCGGGCGCGGTGCAGACCCATCTGTGGTCGGCGCAGGACTACTCCCCGGCCGACGAATTGCCTTATGTGGGACCGATTTTGCCCGGCGCCGACGGCATCCTGGTGGCCACCGGGTTCGACAAGTGGGGGATGGCGAACGCGGTGGCGGCCGGCCTCGCGCTGTCCGGGCGGGTGCTGGGCGGACACCTGCCCTGGGCCGCGGCCTTCGCCAGCTGGAGCCCGCACGAACTGGCCGGCCTCGGCGCCGCGGCCAAGGCCAACCTGGAGGTCGGGTTCCATCTGGCCCGCGGATGGGCCACCCCGCATCTGGGTCGCGACGACGTCGCCGACGGCCAGGGCATGGTGAGCGGCCCGCCGTGGCGGCTGACCGCGCACAGCCGCGTCGACGGGGCGCAGCATTCGGTGTCGGCCGTGTGCCCGCACCTGGGTGGGGTGCTCAACTGGAACGAGGTGGACCTGGCGTGGGAGTGCCCGCTGCACGGGTCGCGTTTCGGCCCCGACGGTCGACTGCTCGAGGGGCCGGCCACCGCCGACCTGGCGGCGCGCTGA